Proteins from a genomic interval of Gossypium hirsutum isolate 1008001.06 chromosome A09, Gossypium_hirsutum_v2.1, whole genome shotgun sequence:
- the LOC107889526 gene encoding transcription factor bHLH130 isoform X2, whose amino-acid sequence MDSSTPPSCQNQNSQPNSELLRFLSAPNSLLATFSESLDTGLSKGGPHSDRLTYRFMNPSQDKSGTEATIDHANSRRTFPGLPPHYPRQTSSAMDTSYLLLGMDPRCGKPVTSSLLRQSSSPPGLFTNLFVQTGEIAGLGSYTNGELSPSSSSNRLKNQISFSSRLPSSLGILSQISEVVDDAKLETGCQYGSWNDSANFPENFSGSKTTQDNDSNFFSANQNSASGSRLHVLSHHLSLPKTSNETPAMEKFLSFQDPVPCKIRAKRGCATHPRSIAERVRRTRISERMRKLQELVPNMDKQTNTADMLDLAVDYIKDLQKQFKVTEREPQFPIQHFFLVLFAFYFILHLQ is encoded by the exons ATGGATTCAAGTACCCCTCCAAGTTGTCAAAACCAAAACAGCCAACCCAATTCGGAGTTGTTGCGTTTCCTTTCTGCTCCCAATTCTCTTCTCGCTACTTTCAGCGAAAGCCTTGATACCGGCCTTAGCAAAGGCGGTCCCCACTCCGACAGATTGACATACAGATTCATGAATCCAAGCCAGGATAAATCTGGGACAGAGGCGACTATTGACCACGCGAATTCCCGGCGGACGTTTCCCGGATTACCCCCTCATTATCCCAGACAAACCTCCTCTGCTATGGATACCTCATATCTCTTATTGGGAATGGATCCACGTTGTGGGAAACCGGTTACGTCCAGCCTATTGAGGCAAAGCAGCTCGCCCCCAGGGCTATTTACCAACTTATTTGTCCAAACTG GTGAAATTGCAGGCTTGGGAAGCTATACAAATGGAGAGCTAAGTCCATCTTCAAGTTCAAACAGATTGAAGAATCAGATTAGCTTCTCATCAAGACTACCTTCATCCTTGGGCATCTTGTCACAGATTTCCGAAGTTGTCGATGATGCTAAACTCGAAACTGGATGCCAATACGGTTCTTGGAACGATTCTGCAAACTTCCCAGAGAACTTTTCTGGCTCGAAAACGACACAAGATAACGACTCCAACTTCTTTTCCGCCAACCAG AACAGTGCTAGTGGAAGTCGTCTTCATGTATTGTCTCACCATTTGAGTCTGCCGAAGACATCGAATGAAACGCCTGCCATGGAGAAGTTTCTAAGCTTTCAAGATCCAGTCCCTTGTAAGATTAGAGCTAAGCGTGGGTGCGCTACACATCCTCGAAGCATTGCCGAAAGG GTGAGAAGAACCCGAATTAGTGAACGAATGCGAAAGCTACAAGAGCTTGTCCCAAACATGGACAAG CAAACAAACACAGCAGACATGTTAGATTTGGCTGTGGACTACATCAAGGACCTTCAGAAACAGTTCAAGGTAACTGAAAGAGAACCTCAATTTCCAATTCAACATTTCTTTCTGGTGCTCTTTGCTTTTTATTTCATCCTACACTTGCAATAA
- the LOC107889527 gene encoding OVARIAN TUMOR DOMAIN-containing deubiquitinating enzyme 4 isoform X1 produces the protein MMVCSPISTCVKNVVHLSGRMSSSLRGIISCGSSSSCCYCLYSGTKVKYTGLSVSNTTSFGCQDFQASCFRSSRRSGKFQTLAINESISNKEKLKRQLEISWAGQSMKMRLLLPKHGTFQKFKCIGGSQSWPPGSVSAGLAFGLLICYSSSEPVHAEAGGAKQGKEDEHDPSHAQFSHGKKVYTDYSVIGIPGDGRCMFRSVAHGACLRSGKSAPSEKVQRELADDLRAKVADEFIKRRKETEWFVEGDFDTYVSHIRKPHVWGGEPELFMSSHVLQMPITVYMYDRDAGGLIAIAEYGLEYGTENPIRVLYHGFGHYDALQMPGSKPGKSKL, from the exons ATGATGGTTTGTTCTCCCATCAGCACATGTGTTAAGAATGTTGTCCACTTGAGCGGACGGATGAGCAGCAGTCTCCGCGGCATCATTTCCTGCGGATCATCCAGTTCCTGCTGCTATTGTTTATACTCTGGAACCAAGGTGAAATATACTGGTCTTTCTGTATCCAATACAACGTCTTTTGGCTGCCAAGACTTCCAAGCAAGCTGCTTCCGCTCATCTAGGCGAAGTGGCAAATTCCAGACTCTAGCAATTAACGAATCAATTAGTAATAAAGAAAAACTGAAAAGACAGCTTGAAATTTCTTGGGCCGGTCAAAGTATGAAAATGAGGCTTTTGCTGCCCAAACATGgaacatttcaaaaattcaaatgcATCGGAGGATCTCAATCCTGGCCTCCAGGTTCTGTATCTGCTGGCTTAGCTTTTGGTTTGTTAATTTGTTATTCGAGTTCTGAACCAGTACATGCAGAAGCTGGTGGGGCAAAGCAGGGAAAGGAAGATGAGCATGATCCTTCTCATGCTCAATTCTCTCATGGGAAAAAGGTCTATACCGATTATTCTGTTATTG GAATACCTGGAGATGGAAGATGTATGTTTCGCTCTGTGGCTCATGGAGCTTGTTTAAGATCTGGGAAATCAGCTCCAAGTGAGAAAGTTCAGAGAGAGCTGGCAGATGACTTAAGAGCTAAA GTTGCAGATGAATTCATCAAACGAAGAAAAGAAACGGAATG GTTTGTTGAAGGAGATTTCGATACCTATGTTTCACATATAAGGAAGCCACATGTGTGGGGAGGTGAACCTGAACTGTTCATGTCTTCACATGTTCTCCA GATGCCGATTACGGTCTACATGTATGACAGGGATGCCGGTGGCTTGATTGCCATTGCTGAGTATGGCCTAGAATATGGTACTGAAAATCCAATCAGAGTTCTCTACCATGGTTTTGGTCATTATGATGCGCTGCAGATGCCTGGAAGTAAACCAGGTAAATCAAAGCTTTAG
- the LOC107889526 gene encoding transcription factor bHLH130 isoform X5 produces MDSSTPPSCQNQNSQPNSELLRFLSAPNSLLATFSESLDTGLSKGGPHSDRLTYRFMNPSQDKSGTEATIDHANSRRTFPGLPPHYPRQTSSAMDTSYLLLGMDPRCGKPVTSSLLRQSSSPPGLFTNLFVQTGEIAGLGSYTNGELSPSSSSNRLKNQISFSSRLPSSLGILSQISEVVDDAKLETGCQYGSWNDSANFPENFSGSKTTQDNDSNFFSANQNSASGSRLHVLSHHLSLPKTSNETPAMEKFLSFQDPVPCKIRAKRGCATHPRSIAERVRRTRISERMRKLQELVPNMDKQTNTADMLDLAVDYIKDLQKQFKTLNDRRANCKCLNIQKPIPNQVL; encoded by the exons ATGGATTCAAGTACCCCTCCAAGTTGTCAAAACCAAAACAGCCAACCCAATTCGGAGTTGTTGCGTTTCCTTTCTGCTCCCAATTCTCTTCTCGCTACTTTCAGCGAAAGCCTTGATACCGGCCTTAGCAAAGGCGGTCCCCACTCCGACAGATTGACATACAGATTCATGAATCCAAGCCAGGATAAATCTGGGACAGAGGCGACTATTGACCACGCGAATTCCCGGCGGACGTTTCCCGGATTACCCCCTCATTATCCCAGACAAACCTCCTCTGCTATGGATACCTCATATCTCTTATTGGGAATGGATCCACGTTGTGGGAAACCGGTTACGTCCAGCCTATTGAGGCAAAGCAGCTCGCCCCCAGGGCTATTTACCAACTTATTTGTCCAAACTG GTGAAATTGCAGGCTTGGGAAGCTATACAAATGGAGAGCTAAGTCCATCTTCAAGTTCAAACAGATTGAAGAATCAGATTAGCTTCTCATCAAGACTACCTTCATCCTTGGGCATCTTGTCACAGATTTCCGAAGTTGTCGATGATGCTAAACTCGAAACTGGATGCCAATACGGTTCTTGGAACGATTCTGCAAACTTCCCAGAGAACTTTTCTGGCTCGAAAACGACACAAGATAACGACTCCAACTTCTTTTCCGCCAACCAG AACAGTGCTAGTGGAAGTCGTCTTCATGTATTGTCTCACCATTTGAGTCTGCCGAAGACATCGAATGAAACGCCTGCCATGGAGAAGTTTCTAAGCTTTCAAGATCCAGTCCCTTGTAAGATTAGAGCTAAGCGTGGGTGCGCTACACATCCTCGAAGCATTGCCGAAAGG GTGAGAAGAACCCGAATTAGTGAACGAATGCGAAAGCTACAAGAGCTTGTCCCAAACATGGACAAG CAAACAAACACAGCAGACATGTTAGATTTGGCTGTGGACTACATCAAGGACCTTCAGAAACAGTTCAAG ACGCTAAACGACCGTCGTGCAAACTGCAAGTGCTTAAATATTCAGAAGCCGATCCCTAATCAAGTTTTAtga
- the LOC107889526 gene encoding transcription factor bHLH130 isoform X7 — MDSSTPPSCQNQNSQPNSELLRFLSAPNSLLATFSESLDTGLSKGGPHSDRLTYRFMNPSQDKSGTEATIDHANSRRTFPGLPPHYPRQTSSAMDTSYLLLGMDPRCGKPVTSSLLRQSSSPPGLFTNLFVQTGEIAGLGSYTNGELSPSSSSNRLKNQISFSSRLPSSLGILSQISEVVDDAKLETGCQYGSWNDSANFPENFSGSKTTQDNDSNFFSANQNSASGSRLHVLSHHLSLPKTSNETPAMEKFLSFQDPVPCKIRAKRGCATHPRSIAERVRRTRISERMRKLQELVPNMDKQTNTADMLDLAVDYIKDLQKQFKL; from the exons ATGGATTCAAGTACCCCTCCAAGTTGTCAAAACCAAAACAGCCAACCCAATTCGGAGTTGTTGCGTTTCCTTTCTGCTCCCAATTCTCTTCTCGCTACTTTCAGCGAAAGCCTTGATACCGGCCTTAGCAAAGGCGGTCCCCACTCCGACAGATTGACATACAGATTCATGAATCCAAGCCAGGATAAATCTGGGACAGAGGCGACTATTGACCACGCGAATTCCCGGCGGACGTTTCCCGGATTACCCCCTCATTATCCCAGACAAACCTCCTCTGCTATGGATACCTCATATCTCTTATTGGGAATGGATCCACGTTGTGGGAAACCGGTTACGTCCAGCCTATTGAGGCAAAGCAGCTCGCCCCCAGGGCTATTTACCAACTTATTTGTCCAAACTG GTGAAATTGCAGGCTTGGGAAGCTATACAAATGGAGAGCTAAGTCCATCTTCAAGTTCAAACAGATTGAAGAATCAGATTAGCTTCTCATCAAGACTACCTTCATCCTTGGGCATCTTGTCACAGATTTCCGAAGTTGTCGATGATGCTAAACTCGAAACTGGATGCCAATACGGTTCTTGGAACGATTCTGCAAACTTCCCAGAGAACTTTTCTGGCTCGAAAACGACACAAGATAACGACTCCAACTTCTTTTCCGCCAACCAG AACAGTGCTAGTGGAAGTCGTCTTCATGTATTGTCTCACCATTTGAGTCTGCCGAAGACATCGAATGAAACGCCTGCCATGGAGAAGTTTCTAAGCTTTCAAGATCCAGTCCCTTGTAAGATTAGAGCTAAGCGTGGGTGCGCTACACATCCTCGAAGCATTGCCGAAAGG GTGAGAAGAACCCGAATTAGTGAACGAATGCGAAAGCTACAAGAGCTTGTCCCAAACATGGACAAG CAAACAAACACAGCAGACATGTTAGATTTGGCTGTGGACTACATCAAGGACCTTCAGAAACAGTTCAAG CTCTAA
- the LOC107889526 gene encoding transcription factor bHLH130 isoform X1, which yields MDSSTPPSCQNQNSQPNSELLRFLSAPNSLLATFSESLDTGLSKGGPHSDRLTYRFMNPSQDKSGTEATIDHANSRRTFPGLPPHYPRQTSSAMDTSYLLLGMDPRCGKPVTSSLLRQSSSPPGLFTNLFVQTGEIAGLGSYTNGELSPSSSSNRLKNQISFSSRLPSSLGILSQISEVVDDAKLETGCQYGSWNDSANFPENFSGSKTTQDNDSNFFSANQNSASGSRLHVLSHHLSLPKTSNETPAMEKFLSFQDPVPCKIRAKRGCATHPRSIAERVRRTRISERMRKLQELVPNMDKQTNTADMLDLAVDYIKDLQKQFKQALNDEPTIGMMDQYSSASRITCLRSKLI from the exons ATGGATTCAAGTACCCCTCCAAGTTGTCAAAACCAAAACAGCCAACCCAATTCGGAGTTGTTGCGTTTCCTTTCTGCTCCCAATTCTCTTCTCGCTACTTTCAGCGAAAGCCTTGATACCGGCCTTAGCAAAGGCGGTCCCCACTCCGACAGATTGACATACAGATTCATGAATCCAAGCCAGGATAAATCTGGGACAGAGGCGACTATTGACCACGCGAATTCCCGGCGGACGTTTCCCGGATTACCCCCTCATTATCCCAGACAAACCTCCTCTGCTATGGATACCTCATATCTCTTATTGGGAATGGATCCACGTTGTGGGAAACCGGTTACGTCCAGCCTATTGAGGCAAAGCAGCTCGCCCCCAGGGCTATTTACCAACTTATTTGTCCAAACTG GTGAAATTGCAGGCTTGGGAAGCTATACAAATGGAGAGCTAAGTCCATCTTCAAGTTCAAACAGATTGAAGAATCAGATTAGCTTCTCATCAAGACTACCTTCATCCTTGGGCATCTTGTCACAGATTTCCGAAGTTGTCGATGATGCTAAACTCGAAACTGGATGCCAATACGGTTCTTGGAACGATTCTGCAAACTTCCCAGAGAACTTTTCTGGCTCGAAAACGACACAAGATAACGACTCCAACTTCTTTTCCGCCAACCAG AACAGTGCTAGTGGAAGTCGTCTTCATGTATTGTCTCACCATTTGAGTCTGCCGAAGACATCGAATGAAACGCCTGCCATGGAGAAGTTTCTAAGCTTTCAAGATCCAGTCCCTTGTAAGATTAGAGCTAAGCGTGGGTGCGCTACACATCCTCGAAGCATTGCCGAAAGG GTGAGAAGAACCCGAATTAGTGAACGAATGCGAAAGCTACAAGAGCTTGTCCCAAACATGGACAAG CAAACAAACACAGCAGACATGTTAGATTTGGCTGTGGACTACATCAAGGACCTTCAGAAACAGTTCAAG CAAGCTCTAAATGACGAACCAACGATTGGTATGATGGACCAGTACTCATCAGCAAGTAGAATAACATgccttagatccaagttgatttgA
- the LOC107889526 gene encoding transcription factor bHLH130 isoform X4 — MDSSTPPSCQNQNSQPNSELLRFLSAPNSLLATFSESLDTGLSKGGPHSDRLTYRFMNPSQDKSGTEATIDHANSRRTFPGLPPHYPRQTSSAMDTSYLLLGMDPRCGKPVTSSLLRQSSSPPGLFTNLFVQTGLGSYTNGELSPSSSSNRLKNQISFSSRLPSSLGILSQISEVVDDAKLETGCQYGSWNDSANFPENFSGSKTTQDNDSNFFSANQNSASGSRLHVLSHHLSLPKTSNETPAMEKFLSFQDPVPCKIRAKRGCATHPRSIAERVRRTRISERMRKLQELVPNMDKQTNTADMLDLAVDYIKDLQKQFKVTEREPQFPIQHFFLVLFAFYFILHLQ; from the exons ATGGATTCAAGTACCCCTCCAAGTTGTCAAAACCAAAACAGCCAACCCAATTCGGAGTTGTTGCGTTTCCTTTCTGCTCCCAATTCTCTTCTCGCTACTTTCAGCGAAAGCCTTGATACCGGCCTTAGCAAAGGCGGTCCCCACTCCGACAGATTGACATACAGATTCATGAATCCAAGCCAGGATAAATCTGGGACAGAGGCGACTATTGACCACGCGAATTCCCGGCGGACGTTTCCCGGATTACCCCCTCATTATCCCAGACAAACCTCCTCTGCTATGGATACCTCATATCTCTTATTGGGAATGGATCCACGTTGTGGGAAACCGGTTACGTCCAGCCTATTGAGGCAAAGCAGCTCGCCCCCAGGGCTATTTACCAACTTATTTGTCCAAACTG GCTTGGGAAGCTATACAAATGGAGAGCTAAGTCCATCTTCAAGTTCAAACAGATTGAAGAATCAGATTAGCTTCTCATCAAGACTACCTTCATCCTTGGGCATCTTGTCACAGATTTCCGAAGTTGTCGATGATGCTAAACTCGAAACTGGATGCCAATACGGTTCTTGGAACGATTCTGCAAACTTCCCAGAGAACTTTTCTGGCTCGAAAACGACACAAGATAACGACTCCAACTTCTTTTCCGCCAACCAG AACAGTGCTAGTGGAAGTCGTCTTCATGTATTGTCTCACCATTTGAGTCTGCCGAAGACATCGAATGAAACGCCTGCCATGGAGAAGTTTCTAAGCTTTCAAGATCCAGTCCCTTGTAAGATTAGAGCTAAGCGTGGGTGCGCTACACATCCTCGAAGCATTGCCGAAAGG GTGAGAAGAACCCGAATTAGTGAACGAATGCGAAAGCTACAAGAGCTTGTCCCAAACATGGACAAG CAAACAAACACAGCAGACATGTTAGATTTGGCTGTGGACTACATCAAGGACCTTCAGAAACAGTTCAAGGTAACTGAAAGAGAACCTCAATTTCCAATTCAACATTTCTTTCTGGTGCTCTTTGCTTTTTATTTCATCCTACACTTGCAATAA
- the LOC107889527 gene encoding OVARIAN TUMOR DOMAIN-containing deubiquitinating enzyme 4 isoform X2 translates to MMVCSPISTCVKNVVHLSGRMSSSLRGIISCGSSSSCCYCLYSGTKVKYTGLSVSNTTSFGCQDFQASCFRSSRRSGKFQTLAINESISNKEKLKRQLEISWAGQSMKMRLLLPKHGTFQKFKCIGGSQSWPPEAGGAKQGKEDEHDPSHAQFSHGKKVYTDYSVIGIPGDGRCMFRSVAHGACLRSGKSAPSEKVQRELADDLRAKVADEFIKRRKETEWFVEGDFDTYVSHIRKPHVWGGEPELFMSSHVLQMPITVYMYDRDAGGLIAIAEYGLEYGTENPIRVLYHGFGHYDALQMPGSKPGKSKL, encoded by the exons ATGATGGTTTGTTCTCCCATCAGCACATGTGTTAAGAATGTTGTCCACTTGAGCGGACGGATGAGCAGCAGTCTCCGCGGCATCATTTCCTGCGGATCATCCAGTTCCTGCTGCTATTGTTTATACTCTGGAACCAAGGTGAAATATACTGGTCTTTCTGTATCCAATACAACGTCTTTTGGCTGCCAAGACTTCCAAGCAAGCTGCTTCCGCTCATCTAGGCGAAGTGGCAAATTCCAGACTCTAGCAATTAACGAATCAATTAGTAATAAAGAAAAACTGAAAAGACAGCTTGAAATTTCTTGGGCCGGTCAAAGTATGAAAATGAGGCTTTTGCTGCCCAAACATGgaacatttcaaaaattcaaatgcATCGGAGGATCTCAATCCTGGCCTCCAG AAGCTGGTGGGGCAAAGCAGGGAAAGGAAGATGAGCATGATCCTTCTCATGCTCAATTCTCTCATGGGAAAAAGGTCTATACCGATTATTCTGTTATTG GAATACCTGGAGATGGAAGATGTATGTTTCGCTCTGTGGCTCATGGAGCTTGTTTAAGATCTGGGAAATCAGCTCCAAGTGAGAAAGTTCAGAGAGAGCTGGCAGATGACTTAAGAGCTAAA GTTGCAGATGAATTCATCAAACGAAGAAAAGAAACGGAATG GTTTGTTGAAGGAGATTTCGATACCTATGTTTCACATATAAGGAAGCCACATGTGTGGGGAGGTGAACCTGAACTGTTCATGTCTTCACATGTTCTCCA GATGCCGATTACGGTCTACATGTATGACAGGGATGCCGGTGGCTTGATTGCCATTGCTGAGTATGGCCTAGAATATGGTACTGAAAATCCAATCAGAGTTCTCTACCATGGTTTTGGTCATTATGATGCGCTGCAGATGCCTGGAAGTAAACCAGGTAAATCAAAGCTTTAG
- the LOC107889526 gene encoding transcription factor bHLH130 isoform X6, translating into MDSSTPPSCQNQNSQPNSELLRFLSAPNSLLATFSESLDTGLSKGGPHSDRLTYRFMNPSQDKSGTEATIDHANSRRTFPGLPPHYPRQTSSAMDTSYLLLGMDPRCGKPVTSSLLRQSSSPPGLFTNLFVQTGLGSYTNGELSPSSSSNRLKNQISFSSRLPSSLGILSQISEVVDDAKLETGCQYGSWNDSANFPENFSGSKTTQDNDSNFFSANQNSASGSRLHVLSHHLSLPKTSNETPAMEKFLSFQDPVPCKIRAKRGCATHPRSIAERVRRTRISERMRKLQELVPNMDKQTNTADMLDLAVDYIKDLQKQFKTLNDRRANCKCLNIQKPIPNQVL; encoded by the exons ATGGATTCAAGTACCCCTCCAAGTTGTCAAAACCAAAACAGCCAACCCAATTCGGAGTTGTTGCGTTTCCTTTCTGCTCCCAATTCTCTTCTCGCTACTTTCAGCGAAAGCCTTGATACCGGCCTTAGCAAAGGCGGTCCCCACTCCGACAGATTGACATACAGATTCATGAATCCAAGCCAGGATAAATCTGGGACAGAGGCGACTATTGACCACGCGAATTCCCGGCGGACGTTTCCCGGATTACCCCCTCATTATCCCAGACAAACCTCCTCTGCTATGGATACCTCATATCTCTTATTGGGAATGGATCCACGTTGTGGGAAACCGGTTACGTCCAGCCTATTGAGGCAAAGCAGCTCGCCCCCAGGGCTATTTACCAACTTATTTGTCCAAACTG GCTTGGGAAGCTATACAAATGGAGAGCTAAGTCCATCTTCAAGTTCAAACAGATTGAAGAATCAGATTAGCTTCTCATCAAGACTACCTTCATCCTTGGGCATCTTGTCACAGATTTCCGAAGTTGTCGATGATGCTAAACTCGAAACTGGATGCCAATACGGTTCTTGGAACGATTCTGCAAACTTCCCAGAGAACTTTTCTGGCTCGAAAACGACACAAGATAACGACTCCAACTTCTTTTCCGCCAACCAG AACAGTGCTAGTGGAAGTCGTCTTCATGTATTGTCTCACCATTTGAGTCTGCCGAAGACATCGAATGAAACGCCTGCCATGGAGAAGTTTCTAAGCTTTCAAGATCCAGTCCCTTGTAAGATTAGAGCTAAGCGTGGGTGCGCTACACATCCTCGAAGCATTGCCGAAAGG GTGAGAAGAACCCGAATTAGTGAACGAATGCGAAAGCTACAAGAGCTTGTCCCAAACATGGACAAG CAAACAAACACAGCAGACATGTTAGATTTGGCTGTGGACTACATCAAGGACCTTCAGAAACAGTTCAAG ACGCTAAACGACCGTCGTGCAAACTGCAAGTGCTTAAATATTCAGAAGCCGATCCCTAATCAAGTTTTAtga
- the LOC107889526 gene encoding transcription factor bHLH130 isoform X3 — MDSSTPPSCQNQNSQPNSELLRFLSAPNSLLATFSESLDTGLSKGGPHSDRLTYRFMNPSQDKSGTEATIDHANSRRTFPGLPPHYPRQTSSAMDTSYLLLGMDPRCGKPVTSSLLRQSSSPPGLFTNLFVQTGLGSYTNGELSPSSSSNRLKNQISFSSRLPSSLGILSQISEVVDDAKLETGCQYGSWNDSANFPENFSGSKTTQDNDSNFFSANQNSASGSRLHVLSHHLSLPKTSNETPAMEKFLSFQDPVPCKIRAKRGCATHPRSIAERVRRTRISERMRKLQELVPNMDKQTNTADMLDLAVDYIKDLQKQFKQALNDEPTIGMMDQYSSASRITCLRSKLI, encoded by the exons ATGGATTCAAGTACCCCTCCAAGTTGTCAAAACCAAAACAGCCAACCCAATTCGGAGTTGTTGCGTTTCCTTTCTGCTCCCAATTCTCTTCTCGCTACTTTCAGCGAAAGCCTTGATACCGGCCTTAGCAAAGGCGGTCCCCACTCCGACAGATTGACATACAGATTCATGAATCCAAGCCAGGATAAATCTGGGACAGAGGCGACTATTGACCACGCGAATTCCCGGCGGACGTTTCCCGGATTACCCCCTCATTATCCCAGACAAACCTCCTCTGCTATGGATACCTCATATCTCTTATTGGGAATGGATCCACGTTGTGGGAAACCGGTTACGTCCAGCCTATTGAGGCAAAGCAGCTCGCCCCCAGGGCTATTTACCAACTTATTTGTCCAAACTG GCTTGGGAAGCTATACAAATGGAGAGCTAAGTCCATCTTCAAGTTCAAACAGATTGAAGAATCAGATTAGCTTCTCATCAAGACTACCTTCATCCTTGGGCATCTTGTCACAGATTTCCGAAGTTGTCGATGATGCTAAACTCGAAACTGGATGCCAATACGGTTCTTGGAACGATTCTGCAAACTTCCCAGAGAACTTTTCTGGCTCGAAAACGACACAAGATAACGACTCCAACTTCTTTTCCGCCAACCAG AACAGTGCTAGTGGAAGTCGTCTTCATGTATTGTCTCACCATTTGAGTCTGCCGAAGACATCGAATGAAACGCCTGCCATGGAGAAGTTTCTAAGCTTTCAAGATCCAGTCCCTTGTAAGATTAGAGCTAAGCGTGGGTGCGCTACACATCCTCGAAGCATTGCCGAAAGG GTGAGAAGAACCCGAATTAGTGAACGAATGCGAAAGCTACAAGAGCTTGTCCCAAACATGGACAAG CAAACAAACACAGCAGACATGTTAGATTTGGCTGTGGACTACATCAAGGACCTTCAGAAACAGTTCAAG CAAGCTCTAAATGACGAACCAACGATTGGTATGATGGACCAGTACTCATCAGCAAGTAGAATAACATgccttagatccaagttgatttgA